The following nucleotide sequence is from Apium graveolens cultivar Ventura chromosome 4, ASM990537v1, whole genome shotgun sequence.
ttttttgcgTTGAAAAAATGTAAAGGCGCGGCGCGCATTCTGGGCCCTCAAGGGCATCATAAGGTTGCAAGCACTAGTTCGGGGACACTTGGTTAGAAGACAGGCGGTTGCAACTTTGCAATGCATGCATTCTATTGTTAAGTTTCAGGCACTTGTTCGCGGGCGTATTGTCAGAATTTCTGATGTTGGACGTGAAGTGCATGATAAGTTTGGAGAACCTATGGTGTGTACTATATAACCTTCTAATTAGGAGTTGTACTTGTTGACACCTTAACTTATGTGTGATCCACTTAAGCTTTCGGGTTCTCTATTAATCTACTCTTTAACACTTGCTTGCATGCATGTTTTTTTCTTATTCATGCAGGTACTGTTTTGGAAGACTTCTTACTATTAATATCGTGTATCTATAAGTAACAATCTATCTGATTAGTTTGTTTGTTACCTCAGTCTTGCTCTGTTATAATTATGTAAATTGCAAAAGCAGACAATCAGCATACAAGTTTTGGACTTTGCAATGTTTAGAAATTTGTTAACTTTTTGGTTAAGGTTGAAGTGTGAGTGTTTATGCCCAAGTCCTTGTAGCGAGTGTCAAACATGGGCACTCGAGGTGGAAATGAAAAGGATCAGGATAACATAGATTGGAGCAATAAGGACTATAAATACTTTTAGAATGCACTTTTGtcattaatttaaataaatttagcTTCAAAATCTTAAAGTTAGAAACATCcttaaaaatatttgtaatacCTTTTATTTTACCATTGTTAAGCTCAGTGTCACTTCATCAGATTTATGGAATAAGGTCCAAAATGAGCAAATGATGTATCATTAGAAATGTGAAAAAGATTATCATGCCAACCTATTAAGTTGTGGTCATCATACGCGAAGGATGTAGTGGTTATTTTAAGAAAAAATGCTGGGTTCTATACTGACTACTCAACTAAGAGTTACATGTTAGTTCTTAGCAATGTTTTCCATCTGTTTCCTTCACTGTGGTCAAGTCAATTATTGTCTTCTTAACAATCATTACTTTTACCTTTTTTATTGAACTGTTATTTACATTATGTATTTCAGGGTAAACCACTGGACATGCTTCGAGTAAATACATTTCTTGGGACACTGAAGGAATCAAGTAATCCTTTTGTTAGGAAGGTATCTTATGCTTTAAGCTTATATGtatattattgttatttttattgTATTCATCTATTTTCCTTTAAAGAACACTTACTTTCTCTTGATCAGATATATCCCAAAGTGCATCTAGTAATAATGACCTGCTTATATTTCCTGAAGTGAATAATGCAAAGAACATTTATTTTCTCTTGATTatgttatttaaataaattttatgatTTCTAAAATTGGCAGCATGTTTGTTGTTTAATGTAGCTTCTATCTTCATCACCTATTGCAATGCCCTTAAGTCTCCAGTATGACTTGGGAGAGCCGAATTCTGCATGGAATTGGCTTGAGCGTTGGTCCTCGTCTAGCTTTTGGGTACCACTTGCACGTCCGAATAAGAGTATTGATGCAAAACCTAAGAGAAAGCAGGCTGGCATGCAATTTGATGAAGTAGAAGCAGTTAGGCCAAAAAGAAGTGTTCGCAAGATCTCAGGAATGAATGGCGATAGTAGTAAATTGCATTCTTCTGAATACGAAAAGCCCAAACGTATTCCAAGGAAGCCTTTAAGCCATCAGCCGGAATCAGTGCAAGAGCCCCAAAATGAACTTGAGAAAGTTAAACGTAACCTAAGGAAAATCTCCTCAACTGCTTTAGTTCCTGTTGATGCACCAGAGACTGTGACTGAGAAGCTGACTAATCCGAAAAAATCACATGGGTCTCCCAAGCATGATGCTTCCGAGCAGGTTGCTGATCCTTCTCTTGAAAAGCCAAGTGATTCAAAGATAACTGATTCTTCTGTTGCATTGCCCATACAGCCTGTGGAAGAAGCACCTCAAGTATCTTTGGCAGTAGATAAACCAGTTGATGTGTTGTGTGATAATCTCTCTGCTGTTGAGCTACATCCTTTGGAAAATAATGAGAAGATAGAGAACAGTTTGAAGGTTGACGAAGATCAAAATTATAAGGAAGATCAAACTAGCAAGGAAAGCCAGAAAAGGAGGAGGAGAAAATCTAATCCGGTGAAGGCGGAATATCCCGAGAGTGTGTCTCAGAACTCTCCCAccttgccaagttatatgcaagcAACTGAATCTGCAAAAGCAAAGCTTAGAGCACAAGAATCCCAAAGATTTGGCGATGAAGAGGCTGAAAATGGTTTCACCAGGAGGCATTCCCTACCAGCATCTACCAATGTCAAACTTGGCACTCCATCACCGCGTGTGCAGAAGCCTTTACAAGCAAATGGCAAAGGGGGAAGCAAAAGTAACAGATCTCTCACGTCTTCTAGAGATGGTATGAATTTATCTTTATAGCACTTCTACTTTGCAGTTGTCATGAAAATATGCATTTAACAATATCATAATAGAAGTATAATACTGATAAGCAAGGTTTGGTCATTTGGGAGAATTGTTGCAGGCCTTAATTGCAGTCTACATTTTGGGTCCCAAGGCCCTACTGAACTGTTATGAAGGTGTTTGGCTTGGATTATAAGCTAAATTCTGATTTCCCTAGTTGTTTGATAACTAGTAATACGCCTATTTATTTAGCGAACAAAACTAGTATATACTTTAAAAAGGATAGATTAATAAGTAAAACCTTATATGCCTAGATGCTCAAACCATAACAATTCCTCGGCACCTTTATTTCTGAATGAATTATAACCACCTTAAGTGTCCATGTTAAGCCTTAAGGTTATGGCAAAAACTACAATATCACAGTACCTGCAAACAAATAATCTCAAGTACTTGGGAGGGAGGTAAACctattcttttattaatttcaactCTGCAATCATTAATTTCATTAACTGCGAGTGTACAAACTAAAACAAGTGTCAGAAACACAAGAAAAAAATGAAGAGGGCTTTTTTCTTATAAGTTAGAAAAGCACCTCTTAAAAACAGGCACAGACATGCTTCCTATGCCTGTGACCTGTCTCTGTGTTTGTCAATAGGTCTCCTTTTCTCAGAATTTCTGCCATTTCTTATGTTCGTAATATGTAAACGTGAAAATTTCTTCAAAATACATGATTTTGAGTCCTTTGTTTCTAAATTGGTGTATTATAATGTAAAAGTTGAGGTTGACTTGCCTATGATAGTGAACAACTCAAGTCATTAACCTTTGTATGTGGTGGCATTCATTAAATCTTTATTCCACATTCTATTTCTTTTTGTAATATACAGTATCTAGAATCTGTGCTGATCTAAATATTATTCTTGTTAAAGGaaataaaataatcattttt
It contains:
- the LOC141718129 gene encoding protein IQ-DOMAIN 31-like, whose protein sequence is MGKSPGKWIKTVFFGKKSSKSNVAKDVTSGRKISSVARAPSSDLVENPPSVLETALQTANTNSGLPECETEVTRAPSSEVKLLSGVQGVDGQGTIAIGSADADELNRQHQAATKAQAAFRGYLARRAFWALKGIIRLQALVRGHLVRRQAVATLQCMHSIVKFQALVRGRIVRISDVGREVHDKFGEPMGKPLDMLRVNTFLGTLKESSNPFVRKLLSSSPIAMPLSLQYDLGEPNSAWNWLERWSSSSFWVPLARPNKSIDAKPKRKQAGMQFDEVEAVRPKRSVRKISGMNGDSSKLHSSEYEKPKRIPRKPLSHQPESVQEPQNELEKVKRNLRKISSTALVPVDAPETVTEKLTNPKKSHGSPKHDASEQVADPSLEKPSDSKITDSSVALPIQPVEEAPQVSLAVDKPVDVLCDNLSAVELHPLENNEKIENSLKVDEDQNYKEDQTSKESQKRRRRKSNPVKAEYPESVSQNSPTLPSYMQATESAKAKLRAQESQRFGDEEAENGFTRRHSLPASTNVKLGTPSPRVQKPLQANGKGGSKSNRSLTSSRDDKLLQSGWRR